The following DNA comes from Cytophagales bacterium.
GTCCTACTGCTGATCCAGCCGCTGCCACTACAAATCCCAATGAACCACTGAATTGATCTTTCGCTTTCATGATCTTCTGTGATGTTTTAAGGGTTCGTCTTTAATAAGTCTCAAAATCTCATGCCGAGATCGATAAGTTGCATATGCTACCATGTCTGAAAAATTTTCAAGCAAATTGTAGCGCTGAAGGCCTGAAACAGGGATTTGTCGAAATGGAAATAGCGGCTTGTCAGTAGAAATAGTTACTGACCAACATGGGATTGAGCTAAGTCTATGTCTTTAATTGGAAATGATCACCGCATTTTTAGCCGGTATGGCCAATCTGATCTTTCGTTCTCGTTTTTCCGACATTTCAAACAATGTTTGCCTCAACGGAAGTTCGTGCAACTCTTTATTCCATTGCCCCTTACCATAAAGGCCATCCAGCATACCTACCAGCAATCGCTTGATCTGATTATGGTCCTGAATATCGTAGGAGCGGTTCGTTCGTTCATCCGATTTGGGCTTGATTTCGAGCCAGCCTTCTCCATCGTGAAAGGCTTGAATGAACTTACTGAGCAATTCAAATAAGGCTGGAGATAACTGAAACTCTGCCTGAGTATTTGGAATACCAAAAAACTTCACTCGATGTTCCATTTTGCCAGTGGGATGCTTCTCTTCAATCAGTTGTAATTGTAGGTACTTCGCTGCTGGAATCACATGCTCAGATAGTTCCTTGACCCAGCTCAAGGCCAGGGCAAAAAAGATCATGATCAGAAAGGTTTTGAAGATAGCCGATAGCAAAGCGGGATTGATCTCGAAAGAAGGATGCTTCAGCAGCTGGGCCAGTAAGGTCGTTAAAATACAGGTAAGCGATAACCAGGCCAGCCATTTCAGTCTGCGTTTTTGAAAAGATTCCCAAAGTACTCCTCCCAGGAAAAAAAGTGTGAAAATCCCATAGTAAATATCCGGCTCATAGATTAAGCCAATCTCTCTGGAAAAAAAGACTCGGCTGATGGTGGGTAGGATAGAAAAACCAAATGGAATCAAGACGATGATGGTCCAGGACTTGCTTTTAATCACAGGAGCAATCCGTTCCGGCAAATACCTGAACCAGGGTAAACCCAGAAGAATAAAAAGACTATTGGATAAGGAAAAAACACTCCTCAATCCATTCAAATAGGGGGCATGATCAGGGTTTTGAAAAAAGGAAATGAAGATCACTTCAGTCGCTCCGGACAGGCTCCAGCATAAAATCGAGAGGGCCAACCAGACTTGTCCTAGGTCGCCTTGCTTTTTGCCCAAATGCCACCAAATGGCCAGCAAACCCATGAAGGCAAACAGGCAAACAATCAGTTGCCACCAGCCATAAAACCATAGTATTTCCTGATCGATCGTCATGAATTGATAAATATAGCCTGGTAGGGGGAATTCGAAGGAAAGGAAACCTTGAGACCCAAAATTTGCGTATCAATAAGTAACCAATACCATACAAATGATCATTACTACAACTGAAACACTACCTGACAAAACAATAACCGAGGTGATCGGAATTGCCAGAGGAAGCACTGTACGAGCAAGAAATATTGGCAGAGATATTTTTGCAGGACTGAAAAATATCGTTGGTGGAGAGATAGAAGAATACACCAAACTCCTGGCTCACTCGAGGGAACAGGCCATGCAGCGCATGGAAGATGATGCTCGAAGACTGGGTGCAGATGCCGTGGTGAATGTCCGACTAACTTCATCGATGGTAATGCAAGGGACTTCTGAAATTGTAGCTTACGGAACTGCAGTAAAACTATCCTGATGGACGGATTTTCACTTTTTGTCTTAATCTTATACGGAATGTTGTTCGCTATCGGCTTTTGTATACTCGTTTACCTAATCATTCGTAGGGTAAACATCAAGGATCAGGAAACTTTCGAGAAGCGGGATAATTGAATAGGCGTAAGACAAGCGTCATCCCTGCCTGTCTAGCCGGACAAGGCTGGGATCTTTATAGTTTCTATCCCAGTTTCCTTAAGCAAATTTCGATCATAGGGGAATCTGCTTGCCTGATAGAATGATGAGTATTCATTCTGGAATTTCAGAATCCCGTACAATTATTCTATGAAATACAATCAGAGTCAGGACGTCAATAATTCCTGGAATGACGAAAATCCAATTTATCTGCTCTTAGAATTATTCTTCGAAGACTCGGAAGCTTAAAGAGATCTTCATTTTTATCAGGGTCCTCTTCGAGTGACTCTGATAGGCCTACACAGGGGTTACCGAATCTCCATCCCGATCTTAAACACCGTACGACTGTACCAGAGCTTAAAATCCGTTTCGATCGGTTGATTGAATGGCCCTGTGGTTACGTCTTGCCCCGAAGTGCGTTGAACGAAACGAGCCAAACCGATGTGCCACTTCAAACCTGATTTAGAAGCAAAATGCAATCCGACTCCTGGTTGGAAATGAAATCCACCATTGTGTTCATCGCTAAAGCCACCTTGTGCCATACGGGCAAATCCATATCCTAATCTTGAATCAAAATAGAATCGTGTTTTCGACTTACCCAGGTATTGTCTGCCGTATAAAAAGAGCGTGGTAAATTCATGGGTCATCCAGGTGCTGGCCAAAATAATGTCACTGATGGCCAATCCTGCACCGATACCTATCGATTGGTTAGGATTTGTCCGATACCCCAGGGTCAGGTCTGTGATACCGGTAAAGGTGTCATTGGCTCCTCCTCCTAACATACCCGTCATATAGACGTATATACCATCCTTATAATGGAATTTTCCTCGTCGAAAGAGGCTCATCCTTCGGGCATCAGAAAAACGTCCTATCAGGGCCTTGTTGATGTTGATTGTATCAAGCGTCGATAATACCATGACATAATGCAGCGGATCCTCATCGATCACTTTCCCTTTGAAGATGGACCCGTCTTTATAATAAACGACAGTCTCTTCTGAGGGCTGATTAATTCTTTGGGCATCAACTTCGGAGATCACCAAAATCATAACCAGTACGATAAGGACCTGAACCAAGTATCTTTTCATATCTCTACGCCAAAGGTTAATAAGAGTCTTGAATACCTGATGCGATAATCAATCTCTATTGGAGTATTAAATGGACCAAAACCCCCTTCCGTTCGCTGCCCTTCAGTAGGCTGATAATAAAAAGAAAGTCCCATATTCCATTTAAATTTGCTTCTGGTGGCCGCCTGTATGCCAACCCCAGGTTCAAGATAGACACCACTACTATGATTCCTTTCTCTGGTAGAGAAGCCATATCCGGCCTTAGTATCTACATAAGGCCGCAAGTTATTCTGATTGACATAATAGCGTCCGTAAGCATAAGGATTAACAAACGTGGTGAAAACCCAGGTATTTTGAGTCACCAGTGCATCTGATTGGGTAATGCCCAAACCAAAACCTAGCTGCACTTTTTCTGATAACCGCTTTCCAAATGTCATATCCCCTTTGTTAGTTACTTCAGCATTATAAGACCGAAAAGCATAACTCACATGAACAAAAAAGCCGTCGGTTTTGTGATATCGGTCGCCTTTAAGGGAGATCGAATTGGCAGGATCAAATGTTGAGATACCAGCAATTTTATCTTTATCAAAGATCACCGTATCGCCGGTGGCGATAATCATTTCAATGTGATACCCGGATTCATCAATTTTCGTTCCGCGGAAAATTGACCCATCCTTTAATTGTACTCTGGTATCAGGCTTTTTCACCTGGGGCTCGGTTTGCCCGAAAACCCCAAATGAAAAAGTGACCAGAAGAACGAACCATATTGATCGTTCCAATGGATTAAAATGCTATTCTACTGATCTCTTCCTGTATATCTCCACCTTGAATAAGGTATTGACTAAAACCTTCAGGTCCGGCAATCTGTACGATGTTGGTGTACTGTGGATGTGCCAACACATCATACGCCTGAATGCTGCGATCATGTTCGATCAATCGGAGGTTTCGTCGGTCAGAAGCGTCGAAGATCTTAAGGCCATTC
Coding sequences within:
- a CDS encoding YbjQ family protein, with product MIITTTETLPDKTITEVIGIARGSTVRARNIGRDIFAGLKNIVGGEIEEYTKLLAHSREQAMQRMEDDARRLGADAVVNVRLTSSMVMQGTSEIVAYGTAVKLS